From a single Rhinolophus ferrumequinum isolate MPI-CBG mRhiFer1 chromosome 15, mRhiFer1_v1.p, whole genome shotgun sequence genomic region:
- the BBC3 gene encoding bcl-2-binding component 3, translated as MARALQEGSSPEPVEGLARDGPRPFPLSRLVPSAVSCGLCEPGLPAAPAAPALLPAAYLCAPTAPPTVTSTLGGPRWPGGPRSRPRGPRPDGPQPSLSPAEQHLESPVPSAPGALAGGPTHAAPGVRGEEEQWAREIGAQLRRMADDLDALYERRRQEEQQRHRPSPWRVLYNLIMGLLPLPRGRGAPEMEPN; from the exons ATGGCCCGAGCACTCCAGGAGGGCAGCTCCCCGGAGCCCGTAGAGGGCCTGGCCCGCGACGGCCCGCGCCCCTTCCCACTCAGCCGCCTGGTGCCCTCGGCTGTGTCCTGCGGCCTCTGCGAGCCAGGCCTGCCCGCTGCCCCCGCCGCCCCTGCCCTGCTGCCAGCTGCCTACCTCTGCGCCCCCACAGCCCCGCCCACCGTCACCTCCACCCTGGGGGGCCCCCGCTGGCCTGGGGGTCCCCGCAGCCGGCCCCGAGGCCCGCGCCCCGACG GTCCTCAGCCCTCACTCTCACCCGCGGAGCAGCACCTGGAATCGCCGGTGCCCAGCGCCCCGGGTGCCCTGGCGGGCGGCCCCACCCACGCAGCCCCGGGAGTCCGGGGGGAGGAGGAGCAGTGGGCCCGAGAGATCGGGGCCCAGCTGCGGCGAATGGCGGACGACCTCGACGCACTGTACGAGCGGCGG aGACAAGAGGAGCAGCAGCGACACCGCCCCTCGCCCTGGAGGGTCCTGTACAACCTGATCATGGGACTGCTGCCCTTACCCAGGGGCCGTGGAGCCCCCGAGATGGAGCCCAATTAG